One genomic segment of Corynebacterium durum includes these proteins:
- a CDS encoding hydrogenase maturation nickel metallochaperone HypA, giving the protein MHELGLLSGVVDVVVQAADQRTIRRVALRVGTRSGVVPEALHAAWPIASLGTACADAELTVEHIEATVWCPTCAAEQQIDEFFALTCPVCDTPTADLRHGREFEVAYIDVE; this is encoded by the coding sequence GTGCATGAGTTAGGTTTGCTGTCCGGCGTGGTTGATGTGGTTGTTCAGGCCGCTGACCAGCGTACTATTCGACGGGTGGCGTTGCGGGTGGGCACGCGATCCGGGGTGGTTCCCGAGGCGCTGCACGCCGCGTGGCCGATCGCCTCTTTGGGCACCGCCTGCGCCGACGCGGAACTCACCGTGGAGCATATCGAGGCAACCGTGTGGTGCCCGACCTGCGCAGCGGAGCAGCAGATCGACGAGTTTTTTGCACTGACCTGTCCCGTATGCGACACCCCGACGGCGGATCTGCGCCACGGCCGGGAATTCGAGGTCGCCTACATCGATGTGGAGTGA
- a CDS encoding nickel-dependent hydrogenase large subunit, producing MSTTLRLDQFVDPNEATVIYTRDESGTVIDARFDLSGLPRLDPMLIGRPAADVPDIVKRLCGICPVTHHLAGTRALDALIDAPITPTARAVRALLHHGSLIDAAAPKLFSTNQELAIQLKRFGKAVMAAAGCPGHFPDVAIPGGVRAAADPDLVAALSIPELPEALAVDAIVPDYDGYDLAVTSDNGELDPLGTHIAMHRSGHTELFPIQDWPRRVHETQPGAPAPRPVIGDRPYRVGPWAQQRIAASTSNPTVAMIQRSLDAIAELTHNPALIDGAVATEGQLRAGVGVGVVDGPRGLLVHVYTVDDAGVLVDCQILTPTAQNEWWLAGMLREMVDVESSIRTADPCLPCSSAPPGQMNVTIKEERL from the coding sequence GTGAGTACAACGCTCCGTCTCGACCAGTTCGTGGACCCCAACGAAGCAACCGTCATTTACACCCGAGACGAGTCGGGAACCGTCATTGATGCCCGGTTCGACCTTTCTGGACTCCCGCGTCTTGACCCCATGCTGATCGGCCGCCCCGCCGCTGACGTCCCCGACATCGTCAAACGACTCTGCGGCATTTGCCCCGTCACTCACCACCTGGCGGGCACTCGTGCCCTCGACGCGCTTATCGACGCCCCCATCACACCCACCGCGCGCGCCGTTCGCGCACTCCTGCACCACGGTTCGCTCATCGACGCCGCCGCACCCAAGCTGTTTTCCACCAACCAGGAACTTGCCATCCAGCTCAAACGCTTCGGCAAAGCCGTCATGGCGGCCGCTGGGTGCCCCGGGCATTTCCCTGACGTTGCCATACCCGGTGGCGTGCGTGCTGCCGCAGACCCCGATCTTGTCGCGGCGCTTAGCATCCCCGAACTCCCTGAGGCGTTGGCCGTTGATGCCATCGTGCCGGACTACGATGGTTACGACCTCGCGGTGACCAGCGATAACGGTGAGCTCGACCCCCTGGGCACACACATCGCCATGCACCGCAGCGGACACACCGAACTTTTTCCCATCCAGGACTGGCCTCGCCGCGTCCACGAAACCCAGCCCGGCGCGCCCGCCCCCAGGCCCGTCATTGGGGACCGGCCCTACCGGGTGGGTCCGTGGGCGCAGCAGCGCATCGCGGCGTCAACAAGCAACCCCACCGTGGCCATGATTCAGCGCAGCCTTGACGCCATCGCCGAACTCACACACAACCCCGCGCTTATCGACGGCGCGGTGGCCACGGAAGGGCAGCTCCGTGCAGGTGTTGGGGTGGGTGTGGTGGATGGTCCGCGGGGGCTGCTGGTGCATGTGTATACGGTGGATGATGCGGGCGTGCTGGTGGACTGCCAGATCCTCACCCCGACGGCGCAAAACGAATGGTGGCTGGCTGGGATGCTGCGGGAGATGGTTGATGTGGAGTCCTCGATACGTACCGCCGACCCGTGCCTGCCGTGCAGCTCAGCACCGCCCGGGCAGATGAACGTGACGATCAAGGAAGAAAGGCTGTAG
- a CDS encoding HypC/HybG/HupF family hydrogenase formation chaperone, with the protein MCIGIPARIISIEGDVLPNAVIDVAGQQRTCCLAYLPEAQVGDYVLIQNGFAMSIVDEQEAQESLRTIAEYKLINYD; encoded by the coding sequence ATGTGCATCGGCATTCCAGCGCGCATCATCTCCATTGAGGGGGATGTGCTACCGAACGCGGTGATTGATGTCGCCGGGCAGCAACGCACCTGCTGCCTGGCCTACCTGCCGGAGGCCCAGGTGGGGGATTATGTGCTGATTCAGAACGGCTTTGCCATGAGCATTGTGGACGAGCAGGAAGCACAGGAATCGCTACGGACCATTGCGGAATACAAGTTGATTAATTACGACTGA
- a CDS encoding carbohydrate ABC transporter permease, whose translation MQAVRNYCGVVVILVWGLAPFYWMVVTALRNKDHTFDTTPWPTHVTLENFGDALATDKGNDFLGAIGNSLLVGAVTTFLAVLVGVFTAYAIARLDFRAKGIVTGIVLAASMFPGIALVTPLFQLFGDLGWIGTYRALIIPNISFALPLTIYTLVSFFRQLPWELEEAARVDGATRGQAFRLVLLPLAAPALFTTAILAFIATWNEFMLAKQLSSNATEPVTVAIARFSGPSAFEYPYAAIMAAGTLVTIPLVIMVLVFQRRIVAGLTAGGVKA comes from the coding sequence ATGCAGGCAGTACGCAACTATTGCGGTGTTGTTGTAATCCTGGTGTGGGGTTTGGCCCCCTTCTACTGGATGGTGGTCACCGCACTGCGCAACAAAGACCACACCTTTGACACCACACCGTGGCCCACGCATGTCACGCTTGAGAATTTCGGCGATGCCCTAGCCACGGACAAGGGCAATGACTTCCTCGGTGCCATCGGAAACTCACTTCTGGTGGGTGCGGTTACCACATTCCTCGCGGTACTGGTAGGCGTGTTCACCGCCTACGCCATCGCACGCCTGGACTTCCGCGCCAAAGGCATCGTCACGGGCATCGTCCTCGCCGCCTCCATGTTCCCCGGAATCGCCCTGGTCACACCACTGTTCCAGCTGTTTGGCGACCTCGGCTGGATAGGCACCTACCGCGCCCTGATCATCCCCAACATCTCCTTCGCTCTCCCCCTCACCATTTACACACTGGTCTCCTTCTTCCGGCAGCTGCCCTGGGAGCTGGAGGAAGCCGCGCGTGTCGACGGCGCGACCCGAGGCCAAGCATTCCGCCTTGTGCTCCTGCCACTCGCCGCACCGGCGCTGTTCACCACGGCGATCCTAGCGTTCATTGCCACCTGGAACGAATTCATGCTGGCCAAGCAGCTATCCAGCAATGCCACCGAACCCGTCACCGTGGCCATCGCACGTTTCTCAGGTCCCAGCGCCTTCGAGTATCCCTACGCCGCCATCATGGCCGCTGGCACGCTGGTGACCATCCCCCTGGTGATCATGGTGCTAGTGTTCCAGCGTCGCATCGTCGCCGGACTTACCGCAGGCGGCGTGAAAGCCTAA